In Athalia rosae chromosome 6, iyAthRosa1.1, whole genome shotgun sequence, one DNA window encodes the following:
- the LOC105686837 gene encoding trafficking protein particle complex subunit 10 isoform X1, with protein sequence MNCNGGPRVGEDTYTSMSNKPIITYAGDRELFLTLENSLARALPLNSAEWRRSFGRPDKQVIIEGSFVQFSKNILPTEKDWHLIKQPIFHIYWSECSDVDVYKTSIKDDIDAWLKTLAQYNVQDWMIVLVETYDLKKSNKLLPRTTVLDKIRSDFASKHGDRCLSIINPIKSESRSAESWRGLIIRIRHLVLTAYDRTLLRFEEVVRKQREKRNQAGWNFCHYFLLQEELAFVLEMLGLYDEALVQYDELDALFTQFVLNSNVGDTPVWLSSFQSPLNNWVGVNLENGIDHHLRLCLAECKASLLDLRSYLFSRQSAMLLLINKPWEVAQRCLSFVHNTLGELRILEIQRPEGAVECWAFLCALEVLQSCQGSSTNLDNGQQLDLCSLHTASLWALARDKLGDLGKLCGLLPGNEPTSEQLHTIVYLIAGMGDPDPQAQRKLTPTDKLKEALSSKEAFKKQYLEHAELAMGTYKHVGRIRSARLIGKELARFYSELGENQKAVAFLSDVLKTYNDEGWHQLAAQTQLELAQCYKRMDDVERYTKICAAIASLTSLHVTVRSTYFEEMLAYTKMLTAPQPLLTDLADSFRILSMEVHVADKVIQDCVVSVEVCLQSFFPRDIICDGASISVEEFKKPTVVVNKRKSSKALLDTRIELLSRCTVDDMKPSDPCLARLPTYSYLDYNQDKSSFTASVVNKNSKPLIKRSDSAKHRKPSANVKGDFSKCLSYGIFILKPGENTFIVSGRVDHPGVYKIGQLSLIIENKLEFLTPVLNPPLSYEVAKTQPTIFLQCTRDLLAGLRQELELVISSGSVKIMENSKMKLRSSRGLSLERVNDKRMMTRELEMSLPSCEPFKKTTLSLKVVAELPPKKDASTIEHKLSLQCPWGTEEIIPLNFGPPLMSTFKLHTAKLRKFLQVIVTGLTALCLELRDPKLTSNTSADVSFKDLNPLTCQKLVIRNGMNVSFMWELEIGKDTKSTAPIKTDFSMKYSQINLFEELEDWNANDDPLHIQKLNKMEQNGEIYRCNFDIVDYVTLFVVHSKVEASGGGGEFCRAGSMCHLCLTVTKMVNSPSPIPTPQLMYEVLADQTMWAVCGRTAGVVSLETLEKQSVTLDVMPLTSGYLPLPVVRLSRYIPAAELKSEMSRKNEVAGGPRLEPFSPGQVYNASKAQQVHVLPAAPLESN encoded by the exons ATGAATTGCAATGGGGGGCCACGAGTTGGTGAGGACACTTACACCTCCATGAGCAATAAGCCAATAATTACCT ATGCAGGAGACAGAGAATTGTTTTTGACATTGGAAAATTCTCTAGCACGAGCTCTGCCTTTGAATTCCGCAGAATGGCGCAGGTCCTTTGGACGACCAGATAAACAAGTCATCATCGAAGGATCCTTTGTACAGTTCTCAAAAAATATCTTACCGACTGAAAAGGATTGGCACCTCATTAAGCAGCccatatttcatatttattggAGCGAATGTTCT GATGTTGATGTTTACAAAACATCGATAAAAGATGATATCGATGCCTGGCTAAAGACTCTGGCGCAATATAATGTTCAAGATTGGATGATTGTTTTGGTAGAAACCTATGATctcaaaaaaagtaacaaattaCTTCCTAGAACTACCGTGCTAGACAAAATTCGTAGCGATTTTGCATCCAAGCATGGAGATAG ATGTTTGTCAATCATAAATCCAATAAAATCCGAGTCCAGATCTGCTGAGTCTTGGCGAGGGTTAATAATCCGGATACGGCATTTAGTTCTTACTGCTTATGACAGAACGCTTTTGCGTTTTGAAGAAGTCGTCagaaaacagagagaaaagcGGAACCAAGCAGGCTGGAATTTTTGTCATTATTTCTTGCTGCAG GAAGAACTTGCTTTTGTATTAGAGATGTTGGGCCTTTATGACGAAGCTCTAGTACAATATGACGAATTAGATGCGCTCTTTACTCAATTTGTCTTGAATTCTAACGTTGGAG ATACTCCGGTATGGTTGAGCTCTTTTCAGAGTCCGCTCAATAATTGGGTTGGCGTTAATTTAGAAAATGGAATAGACCATCATCTGCGTCTATGTTTAGCTGAATGCAAAGCTTCTCTTTTAGATCTACGGAGTTATTTATTCAGCAGACAATCCGCAATGCTGCTATTAATCAACAAGCCCTGGGAG GTGGCACAAAGATGTTTGTCCTTCGTTCACAATACTCTGggtgagctacgaattttagAAATACAACGACCAGAGGGAGCTGTTGAGTGTTGGGCTTTTCTATGTGCATTAGAAGTCTTGCAAAGTTGCCAAGGATCTAGCACCAATCTTGATAATGGACAACAGCTCGATCTGTGTTCCCTTCATACTGCTAGCCTCTGGGCACTGGCCAGGGATAAA CTCGGAGACCTTGGAAAACTCTGCGGTCTCCTACCAGGTAATGAACCGACCAGTGAGCAGCTACATACGATTGTTTATTTGATTGCTGGAATGGGAGATCCGGACCCCCAAGCCCAAAGGAAACTGACACCGACCGACAAACTGAAAGAAGCATTATCCTCGAAAGAGGCATTTAAAAAACAGTACTTGGAGCACGCCGAATTAGCTATGGGTACTTACAAGCATGTAGGTCGCATCAGATCTGCCAGGCTGATCGGCAAAGAACTAGCTCGTTTTTACAGTGAACTTGGAGAGAACCAAAAAGCTGTAGCATTTTTATCCGATGTATTGAAAACTTATAACGATGAGGGCTGGCACCAACTAGCTGCACAGACGCAATTGGAACTAGCACAGTGCTACAAAAGAATGGATGACGTTGAAAGGTACACTAAAATATGTGCAGCTATTGCGAGTTTGACGTCATTGCACGTAACGGTACGAAGTACGTATTTCGAGGAGATGTTAGCTTACACAAAGATGCTGACTGCACCCCAGCCTCTGCTCACAGACCTTGCAGATAGTTTTCGAATTCTTAGCATGGAAGTTCATGTAGCTGACAAAGTAATACAGGACTGCGTGGTCAGTGTCGAAGTCTGCCTGCAAAGTTTCTTTCCACGTGACATCATATGTGATGGTGCTTCGATTTCGGTAGAGGAATTCAAAAAGCCTACGGTTGTAGTAAACAAGAGAAAGAGTTCCAAAGCCTTGCTAGACACACGCATTGAATT attGTCGAGGTGTACAGTTGATGATATGAAACCTTCAGACCCATGCTTAGCTCGTTTACCAACTTATTCTTACCTCGATTATAACCAGGATAAAAGCTCATTCACTGCAAGTGTGGTGAATAAGAACTCGAAACCTTTGATCAAGCGATCAGACAGTGCTAAGCATAGAAAACCATCTGCGAACGTCAAAGGAGATTTCAGCAAGTGTTTATCAtacggaatttttattttgaaacctGGTGAAAATACGTTCATTGTTAGTGGACGAGTGGATCATCCAGGAGTCTACAAAATTGGGCAACTTTCGTTGATCATTGAAAACAAATTGGAGTTTTTAACTCCTGTTCTGAATCCACCATTATCTTACGAAGTAGCTAAAACTCAGCCGACCATATTTTTACAATGCACCAGAGATCTATTGGCTGGTCTTCGTCAGGAATTAGAACTAGTCATTTCAAGCGGCAgtgtaaaaataatggaaaattcCAAAATGAAATTGAGATCCTCTCGAGGCCTGAGTCTTGAACGGGTTAACGACAAGCGAATGATGACCAGAGAGTTGGAAATGTCATTGCCATCTTGCGAACCCTTCAAAAAGACTACTCTGTCATTAAAAGTAGTGGCCGAACTTCCACCAAAAAAAGATGCATCAACTATCGAGCATAAG cTGAGCTTGCAATGTCCATGGGGCACAGAAGAAATCATACCACTAAATTTTGGACCACCTCTGATGTCGACCTTCAAACTGCATACTGCAAAACTTAGGAAATTCCTTCAAGTTATTGTAACAGGTTTAACTGCTCTATGTTTAGAATTGAGGGATCCGAAATTGACGAGTAATACCTCAGCCGACGTTAGTTTCAAGGATTTGAATCCGCTGACTTGTCAAAAGTTAGTTATCCGGAACGGAATGAATGTTTCCTTCATGTGGGAACTAGAAATTGGCAAAGATACGAAATCCACAGCACCCATAAAGACTGACTTTAGTATGAAATATAGTCAGATAAATCTATTTGAAGAATTGGAAGATTGGAATGCCAATGATGACCCATTACATATTCAGAAGCTTAATAAAATGGAACAGAATGGAGAAATTTATAGGTGCAATTTTGACATTGTAGATTACGTG aCGCTCTTTGTTGTTCATTCAAAAGTAGAAGCcagtggaggtggaggagaaTTCTGTCGAGCAGGTAGTATGTGCCATCTTTGTTTGACTGTTACCAAAATGGTCAACAGTCCATCGCCGATTCCGACTCCTCAGTTGATGTATGAAGTTTTGGCCGACCAAACAATGTGGGCTGTTTGCGGACGCACCGCAGGTGTTGTCTCGTTAGAAactcttgaaaaacaaagCGTGACGCTTGATGTCATGCCACTTACTAGTGGGTACCTTCCATTACCTGTGGTCAGACTATCTAGATACATACCAGCTGCTGAGCTCAAGAGTG aAATGTCTCGTAAAAATGAAGTAGCAGGGGGTCCGCGCCTAGAACCGTTCAGTCCTGGGCAAGTATATAACGCAAGTAAAGCCCAACAAGTTCATGTTCTACCTGCAGCGCCACTAGaaagtaattaa
- the LOC105686837 gene encoding trafficking protein particle complex subunit 10 isoform X2, whose amino-acid sequence MIVLVETYDLKKSNKLLPRTTVLDKIRSDFASKHGDRCLSIINPIKSESRSAESWRGLIIRIRHLVLTAYDRTLLRFEEVVRKQREKRNQAGWNFCHYFLLQEELAFVLEMLGLYDEALVQYDELDALFTQFVLNSNVGDTPVWLSSFQSPLNNWVGVNLENGIDHHLRLCLAECKASLLDLRSYLFSRQSAMLLLINKPWEVAQRCLSFVHNTLGELRILEIQRPEGAVECWAFLCALEVLQSCQGSSTNLDNGQQLDLCSLHTASLWALARDKLGDLGKLCGLLPGNEPTSEQLHTIVYLIAGMGDPDPQAQRKLTPTDKLKEALSSKEAFKKQYLEHAELAMGTYKHVGRIRSARLIGKELARFYSELGENQKAVAFLSDVLKTYNDEGWHQLAAQTQLELAQCYKRMDDVERYTKICAAIASLTSLHVTVRSTYFEEMLAYTKMLTAPQPLLTDLADSFRILSMEVHVADKVIQDCVVSVEVCLQSFFPRDIICDGASISVEEFKKPTVVVNKRKSSKALLDTRIELLSRCTVDDMKPSDPCLARLPTYSYLDYNQDKSSFTASVVNKNSKPLIKRSDSAKHRKPSANVKGDFSKCLSYGIFILKPGENTFIVSGRVDHPGVYKIGQLSLIIENKLEFLTPVLNPPLSYEVAKTQPTIFLQCTRDLLAGLRQELELVISSGSVKIMENSKMKLRSSRGLSLERVNDKRMMTRELEMSLPSCEPFKKTTLSLKVVAELPPKKDASTIEHKLSLQCPWGTEEIIPLNFGPPLMSTFKLHTAKLRKFLQVIVTGLTALCLELRDPKLTSNTSADVSFKDLNPLTCQKLVIRNGMNVSFMWELEIGKDTKSTAPIKTDFSMKYSQINLFEELEDWNANDDPLHIQKLNKMEQNGEIYRCNFDIVDYVTLFVVHSKVEASGGGGEFCRAGSMCHLCLTVTKMVNSPSPIPTPQLMYEVLADQTMWAVCGRTAGVVSLETLEKQSVTLDVMPLTSGYLPLPVVRLSRYIPAAELKSEMSRKNEVAGGPRLEPFSPGQVYNASKAQQVHVLPAAPLESN is encoded by the exons ATGATTGTTTTGGTAGAAACCTATGATctcaaaaaaagtaacaaattaCTTCCTAGAACTACCGTGCTAGACAAAATTCGTAGCGATTTTGCATCCAAGCATGGAGATAG ATGTTTGTCAATCATAAATCCAATAAAATCCGAGTCCAGATCTGCTGAGTCTTGGCGAGGGTTAATAATCCGGATACGGCATTTAGTTCTTACTGCTTATGACAGAACGCTTTTGCGTTTTGAAGAAGTCGTCagaaaacagagagaaaagcGGAACCAAGCAGGCTGGAATTTTTGTCATTATTTCTTGCTGCAG GAAGAACTTGCTTTTGTATTAGAGATGTTGGGCCTTTATGACGAAGCTCTAGTACAATATGACGAATTAGATGCGCTCTTTACTCAATTTGTCTTGAATTCTAACGTTGGAG ATACTCCGGTATGGTTGAGCTCTTTTCAGAGTCCGCTCAATAATTGGGTTGGCGTTAATTTAGAAAATGGAATAGACCATCATCTGCGTCTATGTTTAGCTGAATGCAAAGCTTCTCTTTTAGATCTACGGAGTTATTTATTCAGCAGACAATCCGCAATGCTGCTATTAATCAACAAGCCCTGGGAG GTGGCACAAAGATGTTTGTCCTTCGTTCACAATACTCTGggtgagctacgaattttagAAATACAACGACCAGAGGGAGCTGTTGAGTGTTGGGCTTTTCTATGTGCATTAGAAGTCTTGCAAAGTTGCCAAGGATCTAGCACCAATCTTGATAATGGACAACAGCTCGATCTGTGTTCCCTTCATACTGCTAGCCTCTGGGCACTGGCCAGGGATAAA CTCGGAGACCTTGGAAAACTCTGCGGTCTCCTACCAGGTAATGAACCGACCAGTGAGCAGCTACATACGATTGTTTATTTGATTGCTGGAATGGGAGATCCGGACCCCCAAGCCCAAAGGAAACTGACACCGACCGACAAACTGAAAGAAGCATTATCCTCGAAAGAGGCATTTAAAAAACAGTACTTGGAGCACGCCGAATTAGCTATGGGTACTTACAAGCATGTAGGTCGCATCAGATCTGCCAGGCTGATCGGCAAAGAACTAGCTCGTTTTTACAGTGAACTTGGAGAGAACCAAAAAGCTGTAGCATTTTTATCCGATGTATTGAAAACTTATAACGATGAGGGCTGGCACCAACTAGCTGCACAGACGCAATTGGAACTAGCACAGTGCTACAAAAGAATGGATGACGTTGAAAGGTACACTAAAATATGTGCAGCTATTGCGAGTTTGACGTCATTGCACGTAACGGTACGAAGTACGTATTTCGAGGAGATGTTAGCTTACACAAAGATGCTGACTGCACCCCAGCCTCTGCTCACAGACCTTGCAGATAGTTTTCGAATTCTTAGCATGGAAGTTCATGTAGCTGACAAAGTAATACAGGACTGCGTGGTCAGTGTCGAAGTCTGCCTGCAAAGTTTCTTTCCACGTGACATCATATGTGATGGTGCTTCGATTTCGGTAGAGGAATTCAAAAAGCCTACGGTTGTAGTAAACAAGAGAAAGAGTTCCAAAGCCTTGCTAGACACACGCATTGAATT attGTCGAGGTGTACAGTTGATGATATGAAACCTTCAGACCCATGCTTAGCTCGTTTACCAACTTATTCTTACCTCGATTATAACCAGGATAAAAGCTCATTCACTGCAAGTGTGGTGAATAAGAACTCGAAACCTTTGATCAAGCGATCAGACAGTGCTAAGCATAGAAAACCATCTGCGAACGTCAAAGGAGATTTCAGCAAGTGTTTATCAtacggaatttttattttgaaacctGGTGAAAATACGTTCATTGTTAGTGGACGAGTGGATCATCCAGGAGTCTACAAAATTGGGCAACTTTCGTTGATCATTGAAAACAAATTGGAGTTTTTAACTCCTGTTCTGAATCCACCATTATCTTACGAAGTAGCTAAAACTCAGCCGACCATATTTTTACAATGCACCAGAGATCTATTGGCTGGTCTTCGTCAGGAATTAGAACTAGTCATTTCAAGCGGCAgtgtaaaaataatggaaaattcCAAAATGAAATTGAGATCCTCTCGAGGCCTGAGTCTTGAACGGGTTAACGACAAGCGAATGATGACCAGAGAGTTGGAAATGTCATTGCCATCTTGCGAACCCTTCAAAAAGACTACTCTGTCATTAAAAGTAGTGGCCGAACTTCCACCAAAAAAAGATGCATCAACTATCGAGCATAAG cTGAGCTTGCAATGTCCATGGGGCACAGAAGAAATCATACCACTAAATTTTGGACCACCTCTGATGTCGACCTTCAAACTGCATACTGCAAAACTTAGGAAATTCCTTCAAGTTATTGTAACAGGTTTAACTGCTCTATGTTTAGAATTGAGGGATCCGAAATTGACGAGTAATACCTCAGCCGACGTTAGTTTCAAGGATTTGAATCCGCTGACTTGTCAAAAGTTAGTTATCCGGAACGGAATGAATGTTTCCTTCATGTGGGAACTAGAAATTGGCAAAGATACGAAATCCACAGCACCCATAAAGACTGACTTTAGTATGAAATATAGTCAGATAAATCTATTTGAAGAATTGGAAGATTGGAATGCCAATGATGACCCATTACATATTCAGAAGCTTAATAAAATGGAACAGAATGGAGAAATTTATAGGTGCAATTTTGACATTGTAGATTACGTG aCGCTCTTTGTTGTTCATTCAAAAGTAGAAGCcagtggaggtggaggagaaTTCTGTCGAGCAGGTAGTATGTGCCATCTTTGTTTGACTGTTACCAAAATGGTCAACAGTCCATCGCCGATTCCGACTCCTCAGTTGATGTATGAAGTTTTGGCCGACCAAACAATGTGGGCTGTTTGCGGACGCACCGCAGGTGTTGTCTCGTTAGAAactcttgaaaaacaaagCGTGACGCTTGATGTCATGCCACTTACTAGTGGGTACCTTCCATTACCTGTGGTCAGACTATCTAGATACATACCAGCTGCTGAGCTCAAGAGTG aAATGTCTCGTAAAAATGAAGTAGCAGGGGGTCCGCGCCTAGAACCGTTCAGTCCTGGGCAAGTATATAACGCAAGTAAAGCCCAACAAGTTCATGTTCTACCTGCAGCGCCACTAGaaagtaattaa
- the LOC105686837 gene encoding trafficking protein particle complex subunit 10 isoform X4 gives MEIEFFKSRRCLSIINPIKSESRSAESWRGLIIRIRHLVLTAYDRTLLRFEEVVRKQREKRNQAGWNFCHYFLLQEELAFVLEMLGLYDEALVQYDELDALFTQFVLNSNVGDTPVWLSSFQSPLNNWVGVNLENGIDHHLRLCLAECKASLLDLRSYLFSRQSAMLLLINKPWEVAQRCLSFVHNTLGELRILEIQRPEGAVECWAFLCALEVLQSCQGSSTNLDNGQQLDLCSLHTASLWALARDKLGDLGKLCGLLPGNEPTSEQLHTIVYLIAGMGDPDPQAQRKLTPTDKLKEALSSKEAFKKQYLEHAELAMGTYKHVGRIRSARLIGKELARFYSELGENQKAVAFLSDVLKTYNDEGWHQLAAQTQLELAQCYKRMDDVERYTKICAAIASLTSLHVTVRSTYFEEMLAYTKMLTAPQPLLTDLADSFRILSMEVHVADKVIQDCVVSVEVCLQSFFPRDIICDGASISVEEFKKPTVVVNKRKSSKALLDTRIELLSRCTVDDMKPSDPCLARLPTYSYLDYNQDKSSFTASVVNKNSKPLIKRSDSAKHRKPSANVKGDFSKCLSYGIFILKPGENTFIVSGRVDHPGVYKIGQLSLIIENKLEFLTPVLNPPLSYEVAKTQPTIFLQCTRDLLAGLRQELELVISSGSVKIMENSKMKLRSSRGLSLERVNDKRMMTRELEMSLPSCEPFKKTTLSLKVVAELPPKKDASTIEHKLSLQCPWGTEEIIPLNFGPPLMSTFKLHTAKLRKFLQVIVTGLTALCLELRDPKLTSNTSADVSFKDLNPLTCQKLVIRNGMNVSFMWELEIGKDTKSTAPIKTDFSMKYSQINLFEELEDWNANDDPLHIQKLNKMEQNGEIYRCNFDIVDYVTLFVVHSKVEASGGGGEFCRAGSMCHLCLTVTKMVNSPSPIPTPQLMYEVLADQTMWAVCGRTAGVVSLETLEKQSVTLDVMPLTSGYLPLPVVRLSRYIPAAELKSEMSRKNEVAGGPRLEPFSPGQVYNASKAQQVHVLPAAPLESN, from the exons ATGGAGATAG aatttttcaaatcccgCAGATGTTTGTCAATCATAAATCCAATAAAATCCGAGTCCAGATCTGCTGAGTCTTGGCGAGGGTTAATAATCCGGATACGGCATTTAGTTCTTACTGCTTATGACAGAACGCTTTTGCGTTTTGAAGAAGTCGTCagaaaacagagagaaaagcGGAACCAAGCAGGCTGGAATTTTTGTCATTATTTCTTGCTGCAG GAAGAACTTGCTTTTGTATTAGAGATGTTGGGCCTTTATGACGAAGCTCTAGTACAATATGACGAATTAGATGCGCTCTTTACTCAATTTGTCTTGAATTCTAACGTTGGAG ATACTCCGGTATGGTTGAGCTCTTTTCAGAGTCCGCTCAATAATTGGGTTGGCGTTAATTTAGAAAATGGAATAGACCATCATCTGCGTCTATGTTTAGCTGAATGCAAAGCTTCTCTTTTAGATCTACGGAGTTATTTATTCAGCAGACAATCCGCAATGCTGCTATTAATCAACAAGCCCTGGGAG GTGGCACAAAGATGTTTGTCCTTCGTTCACAATACTCTGggtgagctacgaattttagAAATACAACGACCAGAGGGAGCTGTTGAGTGTTGGGCTTTTCTATGTGCATTAGAAGTCTTGCAAAGTTGCCAAGGATCTAGCACCAATCTTGATAATGGACAACAGCTCGATCTGTGTTCCCTTCATACTGCTAGCCTCTGGGCACTGGCCAGGGATAAA CTCGGAGACCTTGGAAAACTCTGCGGTCTCCTACCAGGTAATGAACCGACCAGTGAGCAGCTACATACGATTGTTTATTTGATTGCTGGAATGGGAGATCCGGACCCCCAAGCCCAAAGGAAACTGACACCGACCGACAAACTGAAAGAAGCATTATCCTCGAAAGAGGCATTTAAAAAACAGTACTTGGAGCACGCCGAATTAGCTATGGGTACTTACAAGCATGTAGGTCGCATCAGATCTGCCAGGCTGATCGGCAAAGAACTAGCTCGTTTTTACAGTGAACTTGGAGAGAACCAAAAAGCTGTAGCATTTTTATCCGATGTATTGAAAACTTATAACGATGAGGGCTGGCACCAACTAGCTGCACAGACGCAATTGGAACTAGCACAGTGCTACAAAAGAATGGATGACGTTGAAAGGTACACTAAAATATGTGCAGCTATTGCGAGTTTGACGTCATTGCACGTAACGGTACGAAGTACGTATTTCGAGGAGATGTTAGCTTACACAAAGATGCTGACTGCACCCCAGCCTCTGCTCACAGACCTTGCAGATAGTTTTCGAATTCTTAGCATGGAAGTTCATGTAGCTGACAAAGTAATACAGGACTGCGTGGTCAGTGTCGAAGTCTGCCTGCAAAGTTTCTTTCCACGTGACATCATATGTGATGGTGCTTCGATTTCGGTAGAGGAATTCAAAAAGCCTACGGTTGTAGTAAACAAGAGAAAGAGTTCCAAAGCCTTGCTAGACACACGCATTGAATT attGTCGAGGTGTACAGTTGATGATATGAAACCTTCAGACCCATGCTTAGCTCGTTTACCAACTTATTCTTACCTCGATTATAACCAGGATAAAAGCTCATTCACTGCAAGTGTGGTGAATAAGAACTCGAAACCTTTGATCAAGCGATCAGACAGTGCTAAGCATAGAAAACCATCTGCGAACGTCAAAGGAGATTTCAGCAAGTGTTTATCAtacggaatttttattttgaaacctGGTGAAAATACGTTCATTGTTAGTGGACGAGTGGATCATCCAGGAGTCTACAAAATTGGGCAACTTTCGTTGATCATTGAAAACAAATTGGAGTTTTTAACTCCTGTTCTGAATCCACCATTATCTTACGAAGTAGCTAAAACTCAGCCGACCATATTTTTACAATGCACCAGAGATCTATTGGCTGGTCTTCGTCAGGAATTAGAACTAGTCATTTCAAGCGGCAgtgtaaaaataatggaaaattcCAAAATGAAATTGAGATCCTCTCGAGGCCTGAGTCTTGAACGGGTTAACGACAAGCGAATGATGACCAGAGAGTTGGAAATGTCATTGCCATCTTGCGAACCCTTCAAAAAGACTACTCTGTCATTAAAAGTAGTGGCCGAACTTCCACCAAAAAAAGATGCATCAACTATCGAGCATAAG cTGAGCTTGCAATGTCCATGGGGCACAGAAGAAATCATACCACTAAATTTTGGACCACCTCTGATGTCGACCTTCAAACTGCATACTGCAAAACTTAGGAAATTCCTTCAAGTTATTGTAACAGGTTTAACTGCTCTATGTTTAGAATTGAGGGATCCGAAATTGACGAGTAATACCTCAGCCGACGTTAGTTTCAAGGATTTGAATCCGCTGACTTGTCAAAAGTTAGTTATCCGGAACGGAATGAATGTTTCCTTCATGTGGGAACTAGAAATTGGCAAAGATACGAAATCCACAGCACCCATAAAGACTGACTTTAGTATGAAATATAGTCAGATAAATCTATTTGAAGAATTGGAAGATTGGAATGCCAATGATGACCCATTACATATTCAGAAGCTTAATAAAATGGAACAGAATGGAGAAATTTATAGGTGCAATTTTGACATTGTAGATTACGTG aCGCTCTTTGTTGTTCATTCAAAAGTAGAAGCcagtggaggtggaggagaaTTCTGTCGAGCAGGTAGTATGTGCCATCTTTGTTTGACTGTTACCAAAATGGTCAACAGTCCATCGCCGATTCCGACTCCTCAGTTGATGTATGAAGTTTTGGCCGACCAAACAATGTGGGCTGTTTGCGGACGCACCGCAGGTGTTGTCTCGTTAGAAactcttgaaaaacaaagCGTGACGCTTGATGTCATGCCACTTACTAGTGGGTACCTTCCATTACCTGTGGTCAGACTATCTAGATACATACCAGCTGCTGAGCTCAAGAGTG aAATGTCTCGTAAAAATGAAGTAGCAGGGGGTCCGCGCCTAGAACCGTTCAGTCCTGGGCAAGTATATAACGCAAGTAAAGCCCAACAAGTTCATGTTCTACCTGCAGCGCCACTAGaaagtaattaa